From one Desulfobaculum xiamenense genomic stretch:
- a CDS encoding glycosyltransferase family 2 protein, with amino-acid sequence MTKRRDDDIRPAPQDLHDRIGSIEPMRMVGDLDETTDAAPPTLSVIVPILNEAENIPILHAELREVLSGIDQSHEIIFVDDGSTDGSDRALAAAVDADPHVRVIEFRRNYGQTAALSAGFKLCRGEIVVTLDGDLQNDPRDIPRLLDTMAEGHDLVNGWRVNRCDAALSRRLPSWLANRIINKLIEGTGVQLHDFGCTLKAYKRGIVKNIRLYGEMHRFIPVFAAWLGVSVAEIPVNHRPRTHGEAKYGLSRVMRVILDLIVVRFFADYSTRPIQFFGRIAALTTGAGLAGVAGLWLLRVFAGLPVSLGALFILAALACISGLQIVFMGLTGELLVRSYFEGQHKDQFVVRRVMGG; translated from the coding sequence ATGACGAAACGCCGAGACGACGACATCCGCCCCGCCCCGCAGGACCTGCACGACCGCATCGGGAGCATCGAACCCATGCGCATGGTCGGCGACCTCGACGAGACGACCGATGCCGCGCCGCCCACGCTGTCGGTCATCGTGCCCATCCTGAACGAGGCGGAAAACATCCCCATCCTGCATGCGGAACTGCGCGAGGTCCTCTCGGGCATCGACCAGTCCCACGAGATCATCTTTGTGGACGACGGCAGCACCGACGGCAGCGACCGCGCCCTCGCCGCCGCCGTGGATGCGGACCCACACGTGCGCGTCATCGAATTTCGCCGCAACTACGGGCAGACCGCCGCACTGAGCGCGGGCTTCAAGCTGTGCCGGGGCGAGATCGTCGTCACCCTCGATGGCGACCTCCAGAACGATCCGCGCGACATCCCGCGCCTGCTCGACACAATGGCCGAGGGGCACGACCTCGTGAACGGTTGGCGCGTCAACCGCTGCGATGCGGCCCTCTCCCGCCGCCTGCCCTCGTGGTTGGCCAACCGCATCATCAACAAGCTCATCGAGGGCACCGGTGTGCAGCTCCACGACTTTGGCTGCACGCTCAAGGCCTACAAGCGCGGCATCGTCAAAAACATCCGCCTCTATGGCGAGATGCACCGCTTCATCCCGGTGTTCGCGGCGTGGCTTGGGGTGTCCGTGGCCGAAATACCCGTCAACCACCGCCCCCGCACGCACGGCGAGGCGAAATACGGCCTCTCGCGCGTGATGCGCGTCATCCTCGACCTCATCGTGGTGCGTTTCTTCGCGGACTATTCCACGCGGCCCATCCAGTTCTTCGGGCGCATCGCCGCGCTGACCACCGGGGCGGGGCTTGCGGGAGTGGCCGGTCTATGGCTCCTTCGGGTCTTCGCAGGGCTTCCCGTCTCCCTCGGGGCGCTGTTCATCCTCGCCGCGCTGGCGTGCATCTCCGGGCTTCAGATCGTGTTCATGGGACTCACGGGCGAACTGCTCGTGCGCTCGTACTTCGAGGGCCAGCACAAGGACCAGTTCGTGGTCCGGCGGGTGATGGGGGGCTAG
- a CDS encoding class I SAM-dependent DNA methyltransferase, protein MHDENRTTHDVFDDYAKYYDLLYDDKPYAEEAAFAARLVTAHCPNAREVLELGCGSGRHAEHLARAGFSVCGVERSPAMLDAARARRATLDAATAARIDLREGDILDLDLGHRFDAVVSLFHVMSYMTTNADLRAAFGAAARHLRPGGVFVFDCWYGPCVLAEPPREARRTAQADGIRLERMTRPELDVRANAVSVHFELTVDREDEPPRTIRETHRMRYLFSPEVEGFMEEAGLALAESGEWMTGRAADRDTFGVYFVGVLRG, encoded by the coding sequence ATGCATGACGAGAACAGGACGACTCACGACGTCTTCGATGATTACGCGAAGTATTACGATTTGTTATACGACGACAAGCCATACGCAGAGGAAGCGGCCTTTGCCGCGCGCCTCGTCACCGCCCACTGCCCGAACGCGCGCGAGGTACTGGAGCTCGGCTGCGGCAGCGGACGGCATGCGGAGCATCTGGCTCGGGCGGGATTTTCGGTATGCGGGGTGGAGCGTAGCCCCGCAATGCTCGACGCCGCACGCGCCCGCAGGGCGACCCTCGACGCGGCCACCGCCGCACGCATCGACCTGCGCGAGGGCGACATCCTCGACCTTGACCTCGGACACCGCTTCGACGCCGTGGTCTCGCTGTTCCACGTCATGAGCTACATGACGACCAACGCAGACCTGCGCGCAGCCTTCGGCGCGGCCGCCCGCCATTTGCGTCCGGGTGGCGTCTTCGTGTTCGACTGCTGGTATGGTCCCTGCGTGCTGGCAGAGCCCCCGCGCGAAGCGCGGCGCACGGCGCAGGCGGATGGAATCCGCCTCGAACGCATGACGCGGCCGGAACTGGACGTGCGCGCCAACGCGGTGTCTGTGCATTTCGAGCTGACCGTGGACCGCGAGGACGAGCCGCCGCGCACCATCCGCGAGACGCACCGCATGCGCTATCTGTTCTCGCCCGAGGTGGAAGGATTCATGGAGGAAGCGGGCCTCGCGCTGGCCGAAAGCGGAGAGTGGATGACCGGACGCGCTGCGGACCGCGACACCTTCGGCGTGTACTTCGTGGGGGTGCTCCGAGGATGA
- a CDS encoding glycosyltransferase produces the protein MTAPLISAVLGSYNRRRFLARTVESLRRELSGFAHEIIVVDGGSTDGALRWLTRQRDVLTIIQHNRGTWRGVQLPRRSWGYFMNLGFRCASGRHVLMVSDDCLLVPGGVPAALARFEALEAEGRRIGAMAFYWRDTFRRREYVVGLTFGRHIFVNHGLFQRDALADVGYCDEEHYAFYHADGDLCLRMRERGWEVTDAPDSYVEHFPHATREVRRDNLARAHADWDAYRTRWAHLLENDPFEGGALIKAFDDPHRTALRFPPYDVASLVLRRAASRMRKAFDRGARHHA, from the coding sequence ATGACCGCGCCCCTCATCTCCGCCGTGCTCGGCTCGTACAACCGCCGCCGCTTCCTCGCGCGGACGGTGGAGAGCCTGCGCCGCGAGCTGTCCGGATTCGCGCACGAGATCATCGTTGTGGACGGCGGCTCCACCGACGGCGCACTGCGCTGGCTGACCCGCCAGCGCGACGTGCTGACCATCATCCAGCACAACCGGGGAACATGGCGCGGCGTCCAACTGCCGCGACGCTCGTGGGGCTATTTCATGAACCTCGGCTTCCGCTGCGCCTCGGGCCGCCACGTGCTCATGGTCAGCGACGACTGCCTTCTCGTTCCGGGCGGCGTTCCCGCCGCACTGGCCCGCTTCGAGGCGCTCGAAGCCGAGGGCCGCCGCATCGGGGCCATGGCCTTCTACTGGCGCGACACCTTCCGCCGCCGCGAATACGTGGTGGGGCTGACCTTCGGACGCCACATCTTCGTGAACCACGGGCTGTTCCAGCGCGACGCCCTCGCGGACGTCGGCTACTGCGACGAGGAGCACTACGCCTTCTACCACGCCGACGGAGACCTGTGCCTGCGCATGCGTGAACGTGGCTGGGAGGTCACAGACGCGCCGGATTCCTATGTGGAGCACTTCCCCCACGCCACGCGGGAGGTCCGCCGCGACAACCTCGCCCGCGCCCATGCGGACTGGGACGCCTACCGCACGCGCTGGGCGCATCTCCTCGAAAACGACCCCTTCGAGGGCGGGGCGCTGATCAAGGCCTTCGACGATCCGCATCGCACAGCCCTGCGCTTCCCACCGTACGACGTCGCCTCGCTCGTCCTGCGGCGAGCCGCCTCCCGCATGCGCAAGGCCTTCGACCGGGGAGCGCGCCACCATGCGTGA
- a CDS encoding TylF/MycF/NovP-related O-methyltransferase, with protein MRALRRLRNALRKRAVTALFTAVNRPGGLNHLVSRPTRHWLMRNFDDLHGTIRLDDPRGADLMRLYMLAFNVERLLAEAIPGAFAELGVYRGVTARLLRQLAPQRTLYLFDTFEGLPAQDAQGDPTGLGAGECANTSMDLVLARVGREGVVCCPGHFPETAAAVPDGERFALVHLDCDLLPPTRAGLEFFYPRMSPGGLIIVHDYAGTRWPGVRQAVDEFLATRPESPVLMPDSSCSAIIAICGTTREITEDRP; from the coding sequence ATGAGAGCGCTGCGACGTCTACGAAACGCCCTGCGCAAGCGCGCGGTCACAGCGCTCTTCACCGCCGTCAACCGCCCGGGCGGATTGAATCACCTCGTCAGCCGCCCAACCCGGCACTGGCTCATGCGCAACTTCGACGACCTGCACGGCACGATCCGACTGGACGATCCACGCGGCGCGGACCTCATGCGCCTGTATATGCTCGCCTTCAACGTGGAGCGTCTGCTTGCCGAGGCCATCCCCGGAGCCTTCGCGGAACTCGGCGTCTACAGGGGCGTCACGGCGCGGCTGCTGCGCCAGTTGGCCCCGCAGCGCACCCTGTATCTCTTCGACACCTTCGAAGGACTCCCCGCGCAGGACGCGCAGGGCGACCCTACAGGGCTCGGGGCCGGGGAATGCGCCAACACGTCCATGGACCTCGTGCTCGCGCGCGTTGGGCGCGAGGGGGTGGTCTGCTGCCCCGGCCACTTTCCCGAAACCGCAGCGGCCGTGCCGGACGGCGAGCGCTTCGCCCTCGTCCATCTGGATTGCGACCTGCTGCCGCCCACCCGTGCTGGCCTCGAATTCTTTTATCCGCGCATGTCGCCGGGGGGCCTGATCATCGTGCACGACTACGCGGGCACCCGCTGGCCCGGCGTCCGACAGGCGGTTGACGAATTCCTCGCCACCCGCCCCGAATCGCCCGTACTCATGCCGGATTCGTCCTGCTCCGCCATCATCGCCATCTGCGGGACGACGCGCGAGATTACGGAGGACCGGCCATGA
- a CDS encoding class I SAM-dependent methyltransferase: MTAPLEEVRTCELCGDTRQRIFEVYERFGEHFPLVECEGCGLGYLNRRPTEAAMPEWYDRAYGTRHRDWCPNPLREVKFRMVRALLRLRQRGGPGRLAALPLERRWQRMLARNHMQGTAPFARILDVGCGHGAWLAGMRRFGFDCHGVDTAAESAEAARTAGLAAHHGSLESAAYPDGHFAVVRFHHVLEHLHHPVRALTEAARILAPGGRCVVTVPNHAGVARQVFRHSEDVPYHLYAFTPDTLGQAMDRAGLRRLTLHTETPHPHSIYSYLALRAVEWLNDAPEATRRAAEEFWSVANEDRVREFRATMEFFDAIGRGTQIVAVGERP; the protein is encoded by the coding sequence ATGACCGCCCCGCTGGAAGAGGTCCGCACATGCGAGCTGTGCGGCGACACCCGCCAGCGCATCTTCGAGGTCTACGAGCGCTTCGGGGAGCACTTCCCCCTCGTGGAATGCGAGGGTTGCGGGCTGGGCTACCTGAACCGCCGACCGACCGAGGCGGCCATGCCCGAGTGGTACGACCGCGCCTACGGCACCCGCCACCGCGACTGGTGCCCAAACCCGCTTCGCGAGGTAAAATTCCGCATGGTCCGCGCCCTGTTGCGTCTGCGCCAGCGCGGCGGACCGGGGCGGCTCGCGGCCCTGCCGCTGGAGCGCAGATGGCAGCGCATGCTGGCGCGAAACCACATGCAGGGCACCGCACCATTCGCCCGCATCCTCGACGTGGGTTGCGGCCATGGGGCATGGCTGGCGGGCATGCGCCGCTTCGGCTTCGACTGCCACGGCGTGGACACCGCCGCCGAAAGCGCCGAGGCCGCCCGCACCGCCGGACTCGCCGCACACCATGGCAGCCTCGAATCCGCCGCCTATCCGGACGGGCACTTCGCCGTGGTGCGCTTCCATCATGTGCTGGAGCACCTGCACCACCCCGTGCGCGCGCTGACCGAGGCGGCCCGCATCCTCGCCCCCGGCGGGCGCTGCGTGGTCACGGTGCCCAACCACGCGGGCGTGGCGCGGCAGGTCTTCCGCCATAGCGAGGACGTGCCCTACCACCTCTACGCCTTCACGCCAGATACGCTCGGACAGGCCATGGACCGCGCAGGGTTGCGCAGGCTCACGCTGCACACCGAAACGCCGCATCCGCACAGCATCTATTCCTATCTCGCGCTGCGGGCGGTAGAGTGGCTCAACGACGCACCAGAGGCGACCAGACGCGCCGCCGAGGAGTTCTGGTCCGTCGCCAACGAGGATCGCGTCCGGGAATTTCGCGCCACCATGGAATTCTTCGACGCCATCGGCCGGGGAACGCAAATCGTGGCCGTGGGAGAACGCCCATGA
- the asnB gene encoding asparagine synthase (glutamine-hydrolyzing): MCGIAGIIHADGRPPDTAALDAMTDALAHRGPDGRGVRVMNGNGRGDGTRASAGLGHRRLAIVDLSERGAQPMRNEDGTLWLVMNGEIYNFRSLRAQLEDQGHAFSSDSDSEVALHAYEEWGPACAERLDGMFAFALFDTRDGTAMLCRDRFGKKPLHYALVGDSLYFASELGSLLRHPEVPRAVDPRGLSRFLLHEYVPAPHSIVAGAAKLPAAHRLVWQDGTASVERYWDIPFPEHGGADMPEAEALARLEDLLRRAVEKRLMSDVPLGVFLSGGLDSSAITAIMADIVPAADIRTFSIGFRERSFDETDHARAVARHLGTTHRERVLTPQAMLDILPDALDALSEPMADSSILPTFLLSRFTREHVTVALGGDGGDELLLGYDPFLALGPARLADMLPPTLVRLATRAAFAIPASERNMGLVFRVQRFLKGLAHSGCARQQAWLAAFTPAEQRPLLHPDILATTRDLDPLADVDADCMARRFANDYDRASYFYLRYYMAGHILAKVDQASMSNALEVRAPFLDTELATFLCALPLRLRLRRGVRKYLLRRLVAKHLPAAIAGRGKKGFGIPLAAWLRGPLRPLVEDCLDASRIRSDGFFDATEVRRLVDAHMSGRSDHRKELWTLVCFQWWLSRHFRP; encoded by the coding sequence ATGTGCGGCATCGCCGGAATCATCCACGCCGACGGCCGACCGCCCGACACGGCGGCGCTGGACGCCATGACCGACGCACTGGCCCATCGCGGACCGGACGGACGCGGCGTGCGCGTCATGAACGGAAACGGACGCGGCGATGGCACCCGCGCCTCGGCGGGCCTAGGGCACCGTCGGCTGGCCATCGTGGACCTCTCCGAACGCGGGGCGCAGCCCATGCGTAACGAGGACGGCACGCTGTGGCTGGTCATGAACGGAGAAATCTACAACTTCCGCTCCCTTCGCGCCCAACTGGAGGACCAGGGGCACGCCTTCTCGTCGGACTCGGACTCCGAAGTCGCCCTGCATGCCTACGAGGAATGGGGACCGGCCTGCGCCGAGCGCCTCGACGGCATGTTCGCCTTCGCCCTCTTCGACACGCGCGACGGCACGGCCATGCTCTGCCGGGACCGCTTCGGCAAGAAGCCCCTGCACTACGCCCTCGTGGGGGACTCGCTCTATTTCGCCTCGGAACTCGGCTCGCTCCTGCGCCATCCGGAGGTTCCCCGCGCTGTGGACCCGCGCGGCCTCTCGCGCTTCCTGCTCCACGAATACGTTCCCGCGCCCCACTCCATCGTGGCCGGAGCAGCCAAGCTCCCGGCGGCGCACCGCCTCGTCTGGCAAGACGGTACGGCCAGCGTGGAACGCTACTGGGACATCCCGTTCCCTGAACACGGCGGCGCGGACATGCCGGAAGCCGAGGCGCTGGCCCGGCTGGAGGACCTGCTGCGCCGCGCGGTGGAAAAGCGCCTGATGAGCGACGTGCCCCTTGGCGTGTTTCTCTCCGGCGGGCTGGACTCCAGCGCCATCACCGCCATCATGGCCGACATCGTGCCCGCCGCCGACATCCGCACCTTCTCCATCGGCTTCCGCGAACGCAGCTTCGACGAAACGGACCACGCCCGCGCCGTGGCACGCCACCTCGGCACCACGCACCGCGAACGCGTCCTGACCCCGCAGGCCATGCTCGACATTCTGCCCGACGCGCTGGACGCCCTCTCGGAACCCATGGCCGATTCGAGCATCCTGCCCACCTTCCTGCTCTCGCGCTTCACGCGGGAACACGTGACCGTGGCGCTCGGCGGCGACGGCGGGGACGAACTGCTCCTCGGCTACGACCCCTTCCTCGCTCTCGGCCCGGCCCGTCTGGCGGACATGCTGCCGCCCACCCTCGTGCGGCTCGCCACCCGCGCGGCGTTCGCCATTCCGGCCTCGGAGCGCAACATGGGCCTCGTCTTCCGCGTCCAGCGCTTCCTAAAGGGACTGGCGCACTCGGGCTGCGCCCGTCAGCAGGCATGGCTCGCCGCGTTCACCCCGGCGGAGCAGCGCCCGCTCCTGCATCCGGACATCCTCGCCACCACGCGCGATCTCGACCCGCTGGCCGACGTGGACGCCGACTGCATGGCGCGACGTTTCGCCAACGACTACGACCGCGCCTCGTATTTCTACCTGCGCTACTACATGGCCGGGCACATCCTCGCCAAGGTCGATCAGGCCTCCATGTCCAACGCCCTCGAAGTGCGCGCGCCCTTTCTCGACACGGAACTGGCGACGTTCCTGTGCGCCCTGCCGCTACGTCTGCGCCTGCGCCGGGGGGTGCGCAAGTACCTGCTGCGGCGGCTCGTGGCCAAGCACCTGCCCGCCGCCATCGCCGGACGCGGCAAGAAGGGCTTCGGCATCCCGCTGGCCGCGTGGCTGCGCGGACCGCTACGCCCGCTGGTGGAGGACTGCCTCGACGCCTCGCGCATCCGAAGCGACGGATTCTTCGACGCCACAGAGGTCCGCCGCCTCGTCGACGCGCACATGAGTGGACGAAGCGACCACCGCAAGGAGCTGTGGACGCTGGTCTGCTTCCAATGGTGGCTGTCGCGCCACTTCAGGCCCTGA
- a CDS encoding DegT/DnrJ/EryC1/StrS family aminotransferase yields MDDFIPVSTPVFEGRERELLAQCIETGWISSEGPFVEALERGMAKRTGRAHGVAMSSGSCALQAAVGALNLHPGDEVIIPSFTIISCAAAVIRSGATPVAVDCDPRTWCMDVDLVRQAVTPRTRAVMPVHIYGLTVDMTRLDVLTAEYGLAMVEDAAEAHGQQCDSHPCGGFGTMSVFSFYPNKLITTGEGGMVLTDDEALAMRLRSMRNLCFEPQRRFVHDELGWNWRMSNVQAAIGVAQLDLLDTFVERKRTMGRRYDALLADIPGLERPLPSTPFADNAYWVYGVVLADEVPLDAVQAMRRLAERGIGTRPFFWPMHEQPVFRRMGLFADTHCPVSERIARRGFYIPSGLGLTEEQQERVAAALREVLVHA; encoded by the coding sequence ATGGACGACTTCATTCCCGTCAGCACCCCTGTCTTCGAGGGGCGCGAGCGCGAGCTTCTGGCCCAATGCATCGAAACGGGCTGGATTTCCTCCGAGGGGCCGTTCGTCGAGGCCCTTGAGCGCGGCATGGCCAAGCGCACGGGACGCGCGCACGGCGTGGCCATGTCCAGCGGCTCGTGCGCCCTTCAGGCCGCCGTGGGCGCGCTGAACCTGCACCCCGGCGACGAGGTCATCATCCCCTCCTTCACCATCATCTCCTGCGCGGCCGCCGTCATCCGCAGCGGGGCCACCCCCGTAGCCGTGGACTGCGACCCGCGCACCTGGTGCATGGACGTGGACCTCGTCCGACAGGCCGTGACCCCCCGCACCCGCGCCGTGATGCCCGTGCACATCTATGGGCTGACCGTAGACATGACGCGCCTCGACGTCCTCACGGCAGAATACGGTCTCGCCATGGTGGAGGACGCCGCCGAGGCCCACGGCCAACAGTGCGACAGCCACCCCTGCGGGGGCTTCGGAACCATGAGCGTGTTCAGCTTCTACCCCAACAAGCTCATCACCACCGGCGAGGGTGGCATGGTCCTCACCGACGACGAGGCGCTGGCCATGCGCCTTCGCTCCATGCGCAATCTGTGCTTCGAGCCGCAGCGGCGCTTCGTGCACGACGAACTGGGCTGGAACTGGCGCATGTCCAACGTGCAGGCGGCCATCGGAGTGGCGCAGCTGGACCTGCTCGACACCTTCGTGGAACGCAAGCGCACCATGGGCCGACGCTACGACGCCCTCTTGGCCGACATCCCGGGCCTCGAACGTCCGCTCCCATCCACGCCCTTCGCCGACAACGCATACTGGGTCTACGGCGTGGTCCTCGCCGACGAGGTCCCCCTCGACGCGGTGCAGGCCATGCGCCGCCTCGCGGAGCGCGGCATCGGCACGCGCCCGTTCTTCTGGCCCATGCACGAGCAGCCGGTGTTCCGGCGCATGGGCCTATTCGCCGACACGCACTGCCCCGTGTCCGAACGCATCGCCCGCCGGGGCTTCTACATCCCAAGCGGCCTCGGCCTCACCGAGGAGCAGCAGGAACGCGTGGCCGCCGCACTGCGGGAGGTGCTGGTCCATGCATGA
- a CDS encoding glycosyltransferase family 4 protein produces the protein MRDRICIVSPHPNPELNPTIVNLIRELSGRFAGVDVLCPQGDFAATLSGGSLQLQERASAMNPAAPVRPGLRGKIANAVLRRIRPHLFARGEHAAVIGVDPRGIAMAHRLNRVARLPLAYASFEIMFEEELTAAEQAMHAAEREACAHVDLALVQDSRRAEALERETGLARERMVLVPNAPAPEPIPESRWLRDRLGLRDDRRIVLHAGTPAGWSGLHLWPDMLATWPERFALVVHCRADIGPRTRAHLARLGRGGRLYVTHGPLPAASLASLFASADFGLASYMPVPDDWTSGLNVYHLGLSSGKVGWYAMCGLPMLAGNLPVFRREFERFGCGAVYERAAQTGELLDALDRDYDFHSLEARRFYDQRLDPSDGIERFCARIEELCHPEKRP, from the coding sequence ATGAGGGACAGGATATGCATCGTCTCCCCACATCCGAACCCCGAGCTGAACCCGACCATCGTCAATCTCATCCGCGAACTGTCGGGACGCTTCGCCGGGGTGGACGTGCTGTGCCCGCAGGGTGACTTCGCCGCGACGCTCTCCGGCGGATCACTCCAGCTACAGGAGCGGGCCTCCGCGATGAACCCAGCCGCCCCCGTGCGGCCCGGCCTGCGCGGCAAAATCGCCAACGCCGTGCTGCGGCGCATCCGCCCGCACCTCTTCGCGCGGGGGGAACACGCGGCCGTCATCGGGGTGGACCCGCGCGGCATCGCCATGGCCCACAGGCTGAACCGCGTGGCCCGTCTGCCGCTGGCCTACGCGTCCTTCGAGATCATGTTCGAGGAAGAATTGACGGCCGCAGAGCAGGCCATGCACGCGGCCGAACGCGAGGCCTGCGCCCACGTGGACCTCGCCCTCGTGCAGGATTCGCGACGAGCCGAGGCGCTGGAGCGCGAAACCGGCCTTGCGCGTGAGCGAATGGTGCTGGTCCCCAATGCTCCGGCCCCGGAACCCATACCGGAATCGCGCTGGCTGCGGGACCGCCTCGGGCTTCGCGACGACAGGCGCATCGTGCTCCACGCGGGGACCCCGGCGGGCTGGAGCGGGCTACACCTGTGGCCGGACATGCTGGCCACATGGCCCGAGCGCTTCGCGCTGGTGGTGCACTGCCGCGCGGACATCGGCCCGCGCACGCGCGCGCATCTGGCGCGGCTCGGCCGGGGGGGACGGCTATACGTAACCCACGGCCCGCTACCCGCCGCGTCGCTAGCGTCACTCTTCGCCTCGGCGGACTTCGGGTTGGCCTCGTACATGCCCGTACCGGACGACTGGACCAGCGGGCTGAACGTGTACCATCTGGGCCTCTCGTCGGGAAAGGTGGGCTGGTACGCCATGTGCGGACTGCCCATGCTGGCGGGCAACCTGCCCGTGTTCCGCCGGGAGTTCGAGCGCTTCGGTTGCGGAGCCGTCTACGAGCGCGCCGCGCAGACCGGCGAACTGCTCGACGCGCTGGACCGCGACTACGACTTTCATAGTCTGGAAGCCCGACGCTTCTACGACCAGCGCCTCGACCCCTCGGACGGCATCGAACGCTTCTGCGCCCGGATCGAGGAACTCTGCCACCCGGAGAAAAGACCATGA
- a CDS encoding glycosyltransferase has protein sequence MRDFLRNLRDAALTLAGSADSGARFRTLQRRIHPETLRSHDAILDWAAERARNADDTAQPTNDPITIEGAHLLRDTLAQFSGCLSGTRLRVLVHVPPATLSPAGHSAYSNLARSLDVLGVPTRIQGWDDTPDAIADFRPTVLVTADHAAYLDRIHWPTVDTCAREHPVLVGLTAAPEGQADAPLAARIERAKRIGASFLYAWHAPQALEQPQYDALRETGLPLVSVEFGANVLAYHPEPGIARDIDFALLASSNRSKWERYVTWLAPILRGHVGFVDGPGWRHARRCLMTDAPQAAQRHVYARARVGLNLHIESQLAAPTELNERTYILAACGVPQLVDAPALLHSRFDPNTLYVATSPAEYEAMFNRILKRPEEARERALNAMRNVFARHTTLHRALDFARALESLRAVGPNGGRK, from the coding sequence ATGCGTGATTTCCTGCGAAATCTGCGCGACGCCGCCCTCACCCTCGCCGGGTCGGCGGACTCCGGGGCGCGCTTTCGCACCCTGCAACGGCGCATCCACCCGGAGACGCTACGCTCGCACGACGCCATCCTCGACTGGGCCGCCGAACGCGCGCGCAACGCGGACGACACCGCACAGCCCACGAACGATCCCATCACCATCGAAGGCGCACACCTGCTGCGCGACACCCTCGCGCAATTCTCCGGGTGTCTCTCCGGCACTCGGCTACGGGTGCTGGTGCACGTCCCCCCGGCAACGCTGTCCCCGGCGGGGCACTCCGCCTATTCGAACCTCGCCCGGAGCCTCGATGTTCTCGGCGTGCCCACTCGCATACAGGGCTGGGACGACACGCCGGACGCCATCGCGGACTTCCGGCCCACGGTGCTCGTCACCGCCGACCACGCGGCCTATCTTGACCGCATCCACTGGCCCACGGTGGACACCTGCGCGCGCGAGCACCCGGTCCTCGTCGGGCTGACCGCCGCCCCAGAGGGACAGGCCGACGCGCCGCTCGCCGCGCGCATCGAACGCGCCAAACGCATCGGCGCAAGTTTCCTCTACGCATGGCACGCGCCGCAGGCGCTGGAACAGCCGCAATACGACGCTCTACGCGAAACGGGCCTGCCGCTCGTCTCCGTGGAATTCGGCGCCAACGTCCTCGCCTACCATCCCGAGCCCGGCATCGCGCGGGACATCGACTTCGCGCTTCTGGCCTCGTCCAACCGCTCCAAGTGGGAGCGCTACGTGACGTGGCTCGCGCCCATCCTGCGCGGGCACGTCGGTTTCGTGGACGGCCCCGGCTGGCGGCATGCCCGGCGCTGCCTCATGACCGACGCGCCGCAGGCCGCGCAACGCCACGTCTACGCCCGCGCCCGCGTGGGCCTGAATTTGCACATTGAATCGCAACTGGCCGCACCCACAGAACTCAACGAGCGCACCTACATCCTCGCAGCCTGCGGCGTGCCGCAACTCGTGGACGCTCCAGCGCTCCTGCACAGCCGATTCGACCCGAACACCCTCTACGTGGCCACCTCCCCCGCCGAATACGAGGCCATGTTCAATCGCATCCTCAAACGGCCAGAGGAGGCCCGCGAACGTGCGCTAAACGCCATGCGCAACGTCTTCGCCCGCCACACCACACTGCACCGCGCCCTCGATTTCGCCCGCGCCCTCGAATCGCTCCGCGCCGTGGGGCCGAACGGAGGTCGAAAATGA